One region of Chryseobacterium sp. SORGH_AS_0447 genomic DNA includes:
- the rodA gene encoding rod shape-determining protein RodA: protein MKWAEGIDKLGLGLYFLLCAFAIANIYSVDQKLGEKQLIFFGISLFVGLVIFVGRSKFFENMSGIIYIGGVLLLVGLFPFGKEILGQKNWYKFGSFTMQPVEFAKIGTALMLANYVSGPEFNLKNRKSLLTTLAIVGIPAAVVLAIPDVGSMLVFIAFFIALYREGLSGVLFGVGFLFAAVFLVSLAINPIWVVITILVIIGGYIAMNYYKMSWNVISISSIAGSVLLLCGLAFGSPYILEKLPKHQRERIEVLFKGEKAFRDTSGYNLLYSKTAIGSGGLWGKGYREGSVTQGKFVPEQETDYIFCTVGEEWGFVGSAVLILCYMIFIGRIYYLAEQQKSGFNRVFGYCFASILLMHFTINLGMVMGLFPTVGIPLPYFSYGGSSLLAFSMMTFIFFKLNYSDKNSLV from the coding sequence ATGAAATGGGCAGAAGGAATAGATAAATTAGGTCTCGGCCTGTATTTTCTGCTTTGTGCTTTTGCCATCGCAAATATTTACAGTGTCGACCAGAAACTGGGAGAAAAACAATTGATTTTCTTCGGAATTTCCCTCTTTGTAGGATTGGTCATTTTTGTCGGCAGAAGTAAATTCTTCGAAAATATGTCGGGTATTATTTACATTGGCGGCGTATTGCTTTTGGTGGGTCTGTTTCCTTTTGGTAAAGAGATTCTCGGGCAGAAAAACTGGTATAAATTCGGAAGCTTTACGATGCAGCCGGTGGAGTTTGCCAAAATAGGAACCGCGCTGATGCTTGCCAACTATGTGTCCGGCCCCGAATTCAATCTGAAAAACAGAAAGTCTCTGCTGACAACGCTGGCCATTGTCGGAATTCCTGCAGCGGTGGTATTGGCCATCCCTGACGTCGGCTCGATGCTGGTCTTCATTGCATTCTTTATTGCTTTGTATCGCGAAGGATTAAGCGGTGTTCTGTTTGGAGTAGGATTTCTTTTTGCTGCCGTCTTTCTGGTTTCGCTTGCGATCAACCCGATCTGGGTCGTGATAACCATTTTGGTAATAATAGGCGGTTATATCGCGATGAATTATTACAAAATGTCCTGGAATGTTATTTCCATTTCAAGTATTGCAGGTTCTGTATTGTTATTGTGCGGACTGGCATTCGGTTCTCCCTATATCTTAGAAAAATTGCCTAAGCACCAGCGGGAAAGGATTGAGGTTCTTTTCAAAGGGGAAAAGGCATTCAGGGATACTTCGGGGTACAACCTGCTGTATTCCAAAACAGCCATCGGTTCCGGAGGACTATGGGGAAAAGGTTACCGGGAAGGTTCCGTAACTCAGGGGAAATTCGTTCCGGAGCAGGAAACCGACTATATTTTCTGTACGGTGGGTGAAGAATGGGGCTTCGTAGGAAGTGCGGTACTCATTTTATGTTACATGATCTTCATCGGAAGGATCTATTATCTTGCAGAACAGCAGAAATCGGGCTTTAACCGGGTTTTCGGATATTGCTTTGCTTCGATCCTGCTGATGCACTTTACGATCAATTTAGGGATGGTTATGGGGCTTTTTCCGACGGTAGGGATTCCGCTTCCATACTTCAGCTACGGAGGAAGTTCTCTGCTTGCCTTCTCGATGATGACTTTTATTTTCTTTAAATTGAATTATTCGGATAAGAATAGTTTGGTATAA